One stretch of Dissulfurimicrobium hydrothermale DNA includes these proteins:
- the rpsQ gene encoding 30S ribosomal protein S17 yields the protein MESVKKQKKTFVGIVASNKMDKTVVIIVNRRFKHPIYGKYIQHRKKYMAHDPHNSCNIGDKILIEESKPISRRKRWIVREILEKAV from the coding sequence ATGGAGAGTGTAAAGAAGCAGAAAAAAACATTTGTTGGGATTGTTGCCAGCAATAAAATGGATAAAACAGTAGTTATTATTGTTAACCGTCGTTTTAAACATCCAATATATGGTAAGTACATTCAGCACCGTAAAAAATATATGGCACATGATCCACATAATAGTTGTAATATAGGTGATAAAATATTAATAGAAGAAAGTAAACCGATTAGCAGACGAAAGCGGTGGATAGTAAGAGAGATTTTGGAAAAAGCTGTCTAA
- the rpmC gene encoding 50S ribosomal protein L29 gives MLTVEELIKKESDLRHELFNLRFQHGTHQLENIMRIRSVRRDIARIQTIINELRS, from the coding sequence ATGCTGACAGTTGAAGAGCTCATTAAAAAAGAAAGCGACTTAAGGCATGAACTTTTTAATTTAAGATTTCAACATGGGACTCATCAACTTGAAAATATAATGCGCATAAGATCGGTTAGACGTGATATTGCCAGGATACAAACTATTATAAATGAATTACGATCTTGA
- the rplN gene encoding 50S ribosomal protein L14, protein MIQQETTLRVADNSGAKVVSCIRVLGGTKRRYASIGDLIVVAVKEALPDSKVKKGDVAKAVIVRTKKELSRPDGSLIRFDENAAVLVNQYGEPIGTRIFGPVARELRAKRYMKIISLAPEVL, encoded by the coding sequence ATGATCCAACAAGAAACTACATTAAGAGTTGCAGATAATTCAGGGGCCAAAGTAGTTAGTTGTATCAGAGTACTGGGTGGAACAAAGCGTAGATATGCAAGTATTGGTGATTTAATAGTTGTAGCAGTTAAAGAAGCACTGCCTGATTCCAAAGTAAAAAAGGGTGATGTTGCAAAAGCTGTTATTGTCCGTACTAAAAAAGAGTTGTCAAGACCTGATGGATCGTTGATTCGCTTCGATGAGAATGCAGCAGTCCTTGTCAATCAATATGGAGAACCGATAGGTACACGTATTTTTGGGCCAGTCGCAAGGGAGCTAAGAGCAAAGAGATATATGAAAATAATTTCTTTAGCTCCTGAAGTTTTATAA
- the rpsS gene encoding 30S ribosomal protein S19, whose translation MPRSVKKGPFIDEHLMKKVQAALETNDRRVIKTWSRRSMIVPQMVGMTFAVHNGRKFIPVFVTENMVGHKLGEFSPTRTYHGHSADKKTKVRK comes from the coding sequence GTGCCAAGGTCAGTAAAGAAAGGTCCGTTTATAGATGAACACCTGATGAAAAAGGTTCAGGCTGCGCTGGAGACCAACGATAGGCGTGTCATAAAGACCTGGTCGCGGAGGTCCATGATAGTTCCGCAGATGGTTGGCATGACTTTTGCTGTTCATAACGGCCGGAAATTTATACCTGTATTTGTCACGGAAAATATGGTCGGCCACAAACTAGGGGAGTTTTCACCTACAAGGACATATCATGGCCATTCTGCAGACAAAAAGACCAAGGTTCGTAAATAA
- a CDS encoding YkgJ family cysteine cluster protein, producing the protein MYAPKDSQGPIVPVRFDLNSNFTFSCGKDSACFTKCCRNIKIMLTPYDIIMMKKELGLTSDEFLFLFTEPGLIAATELPIPILKVMDEEIRACPFLKETGCSIYSVRPLTCRYYPLGAGIFHNRDASSDERFFAMIKEPHCLGHLSEREWTVREWIENQGINRYEEVNAGWVGLILKRKSLGPFVDISEKTLQMFFMACYNIDAFRRFVFESRFLDIYIVPKERQEEIIADDVSALDFGVKWLETTLLGSRNFSIRQYSTDAID; encoded by the coding sequence ATGTACGCACCCAAAGACAGCCAGGGTCCCATTGTCCCTGTAAGATTTGATCTGAACAGTAATTTTACCTTTTCATGCGGAAAGGATTCCGCTTGTTTTACGAAGTGTTGCAGAAATATCAAGATCATGCTTACTCCTTATGACATTATCATGATGAAAAAGGAGCTAGGCCTGACCTCAGATGAATTTCTTTTTTTATTTACTGAGCCTGGCTTGATCGCGGCTACCGAGCTCCCAATCCCGATCTTGAAGGTCATGGATGAAGAAATCAGGGCCTGCCCGTTTCTCAAGGAAACCGGCTGCTCAATATATAGCGTAAGGCCGCTTACGTGCAGGTACTATCCTCTTGGGGCAGGCATATTCCACAATAGAGACGCATCGTCTGACGAGCGTTTTTTCGCTATGATAAAGGAACCACACTGCCTAGGGCATTTATCGGAAAGGGAGTGGACGGTCAGGGAATGGATTGAAAATCAAGGGATAAATCGATATGAAGAGGTGAATGCAGGCTGGGTTGGATTGATCCTCAAGAGGAAATCCCTTGGCCCATTTGTGGATATCTCCGAAAAGACCTTGCAGATGTTCTTTATGGCCTGTTACAACATAGACGCCTTCAGGCGTTTTGTGTTCGAGAGCAGGTTTCTGGATATCTATATAGTTCCCAAAGAGAGGCAGGAAGAGATTATTGCGGATGATGTGTCGGCCCTCGATTTCGGTGTTAAGTGGTTGGAAACGACACTTCTGGGATCCAGAAATTTCAGCATTAGACAATACTCCACAGATGCGATAGATTAA
- the rpsG gene encoding 30S ribosomal protein S7: MPRRRDIPKREVTADPKYNSTLVSKFINGMMLEGKKSVARGIFYEAMDIIEKRMKEDAIKVFERAIENIKPVVEVRSRRVGGATYQVPVEVRPERRRALAIRWLVGFARKRGEKTMAQRLAYEFMDAFQQKGAAFKKKEDTHRMAEANKAFAHYRW; the protein is encoded by the coding sequence ATGCCTAGAAGGAGAGATATCCCCAAGAGAGAGGTAACTGCGGATCCCAAATATAACAGCACATTGGTGTCTAAATTCATCAACGGGATGATGCTTGAGGGCAAAAAAAGTGTGGCCAGGGGTATTTTTTACGAGGCCATGGATATAATCGAAAAACGTATGAAGGAAGACGCCATAAAGGTCTTTGAGCGTGCGATTGAAAATATAAAGCCGGTAGTTGAGGTGCGTTCGAGAAGGGTTGGCGGCGCTACTTATCAGGTGCCAGTTGAGGTCAGACCGGAGAGGCGACGGGCCTTGGCTATCAGATGGCTGGTTGGATTCGCAAGGAAACGTGGCGAAAAGACCATGGCCCAGCGGCTTGCATACGAGTTTATGGACGCCTTTCAGCAAAAAGGGGCTGCTTTTAAAAAGAAGGAAGATACGCATCGCATGGCAGAGGCGAACAAGGCATTCGCCCATTACCGTTGGTAG
- the rplD gene encoding 50S ribosomal protein L4: MATLAVYDSQRQKISDIEVSDQIFNITPKEGVLHEVVKWQLAKRRSGNASTKERSEVSGGGKKPWRQKGTGRARAGSNTSPLWRRGGAVFGPKPRSYFYNIPKKLRRLALRMALSAKRLEDNLYVVRDFGLERIKTKDFSGFLKRFDVNKAIIVIDGEDRMLELSARNIPNIKILSQEALNVFDLLKYRHLILKESAVGLIEERLQP; encoded by the coding sequence ATGGCAACCCTGGCGGTTTATGATTCACAAAGGCAAAAGATATCCGATATAGAGGTAAGTGACCAGATATTTAATATCACGCCGAAAGAGGGCGTGCTGCACGAGGTCGTCAAATGGCAACTGGCTAAAAGACGGTCAGGCAATGCAAGTACAAAGGAACGGAGCGAGGTCAGCGGGGGCGGTAAGAAACCATGGCGTCAAAAGGGTACGGGTCGTGCACGGGCAGGCAGTAATACATCCCCTCTCTGGAGGAGAGGCGGTGCAGTCTTCGGACCTAAACCGAGGAGTTATTTTTACAACATCCCTAAGAAGCTTCGAAGACTTGCTTTGAGGATGGCGCTCAGCGCCAAGCGTCTCGAAGATAATTTGTACGTGGTGCGCGATTTCGGGCTGGAGCGGATTAAAACAAAGGATTTCAGTGGATTTTTAAAGCGGTTTGATGTAAATAAGGCGATCATTGTGATCGATGGTGAAGATAGGATGCTGGAGTTGTCAGCAAGGAATATACCCAATATCAAGATCCTTTCACAGGAGGCCCTTAATGTCTTTGACCTCCTCAAATACAGGCATCTGATATTGAAAGAGTCAGCTGTTGGATTGATAGAGGAGAGACTGCAACCATGA
- the tuf gene encoding elongation factor Tu → MSKKKFERTKPHVNVGTIGHIDHGKTTLTAAITRVLAEKGKAEFVPFDQIDKAPEERERGITIATAHVEYETDKRHYAHVDCPGHADYIKNMITGAAQMDGAILVVGADDGPMPQTREHILLARQVGVPAMVVFLNKCDMVDDPELLELVELELRELLTKYEFPGDEVPIIRGSALEALNNPTDPEKTKCILDLMDAIDNYIPEPKRDIDKPFLMPVEDVFSISGRGTVVTGRVERGVIKVGDEVELVGIRPTQKTVCTGLEMFRKILDEGRAGDNIGVLLRGTKRDEVERGQVVAKPGSITPHKKFKAEVYVLSKEEGGRHTPFFSGYRPQFYFRTTDVTGIVTLPAGVEMVMPGDNVSIEVDMIQPIAMEEGLRFAIREGGRTVGAGVVSKIIE, encoded by the coding sequence ATGAGCAAGAAGAAGTTTGAGCGTACAAAACCGCATGTTAACGTAGGCACGATAGGCCATATCGATCATGGCAAGACGACGCTGACTGCAGCTATAACAAGGGTGCTGGCCGAGAAGGGCAAGGCTGAGTTCGTTCCGTTCGACCAGATAGACAAGGCCCCTGAGGAGCGTGAACGTGGCATAACCATAGCCACCGCCCATGTAGAATACGAGACCGACAAGCGCCACTATGCCCATGTGGACTGCCCTGGCCATGCCGACTATATAAAGAATATGATAACCGGTGCCGCACAGATGGATGGCGCCATATTGGTGGTAGGCGCTGATGACGGCCCGATGCCCCAGACCAGGGAGCACATACTCCTTGCCCGTCAGGTAGGCGTGCCGGCCATGGTGGTGTTTCTGAATAAGTGTGATATGGTGGACGATCCGGAGCTCCTGGAGCTCGTAGAGCTCGAGTTAAGGGAGCTCCTTACCAAGTACGAGTTCCCGGGCGATGAGGTGCCTATAATAAGGGGTAGCGCCCTTGAGGCCCTCAACAACCCAACTGATCCTGAAAAGACCAAGTGCATCTTGGACCTTATGGATGCAATAGACAACTACATACCAGAGCCCAAACGCGACATAGACAAGCCCTTCCTGATGCCTGTCGAGGATGTCTTCAGTATAAGCGGCCGCGGCACTGTGGTCACCGGCAGGGTGGAGCGCGGTGTGATAAAGGTGGGTGACGAGGTGGAGCTTGTAGGTATACGCCCCACACAAAAGACTGTATGTACAGGCCTTGAGATGTTCAGGAAGATACTTGACGAAGGCCGGGCCGGAGACAACATAGGTGTACTGTTGAGAGGTACCAAGAGGGACGAGGTGGAGCGCGGCCAGGTGGTTGCAAAGCCGGGCAGCATCACCCCTCACAAGAAGTTCAAGGCGGAGGTCTATGTCCTGAGCAAGGAAGAGGGCGGCAGACATACCCCGTTCTTCTCGGGTTACCGTCCCCAGTTCTATTTCAGGACCACGGACGTCACCGGAATAGTTACGCTTCCTGCAGGGGTTGAGATGGTCATGCCTGGGGATAATGTCTCCATAGAGGTTGATATGATACAGCCCATAGCCATGGAAGAAGGCCTCAGGTTCGCCATCCGTGAAGGGGGCCGTACCGTAGGCGCAGGTGTGGTGAGTAAGATTATAGAATAA
- the rplP gene encoding 50S ribosomal protein L16 → MLSPKKTKYRKQQKGRIGGVAYKGSTLAFGDFGLKATKSGRITAQQIEAARIAINRFVRRRGKVWIRVFPDKPVSKKPAETRMGSGKGPVEMWIAPVRAGRILYEMEGVDEASAREAFRLAAHKLSIPTKFVSRSEVI, encoded by the coding sequence ATGCTTAGTCCCAAGAAGACAAAATACAGAAAGCAACAGAAGGGTAGGATAGGAGGGGTTGCGTACAAAGGTTCAACCCTGGCCTTTGGAGATTTTGGGCTTAAGGCTACGAAGAGCGGCCGCATCACCGCCCAGCAGATCGAGGCTGCACGTATTGCCATCAATCGTTTCGTTCGAAGGAGGGGCAAGGTCTGGATAAGGGTTTTCCCTGATAAGCCGGTAAGTAAAAAACCAGCGGAGACAAGAATGGGTAGCGGTAAGGGTCCTGTAGAGATGTGGATTGCGCCTGTGCGTGCAGGCCGTATTTTGTATGAAATGGAGGGTGTTGATGAGGCCTCGGCAAGGGAGGCCTTTCGTTTGGCCGCACATAAATTGTCAATTCCAACCAAGTTTGTATCCAGGAGTGAAGTGATATGA
- the rplB gene encoding 50S ribosomal protein L2: protein MAIKKYKPTSSGRRFMTVLKDETLTDKAPERCLIEPLKKSGGRNNYGRVTARHRGGGHKRYYRIVDFKRDKMSVPARVAAIEYDPNRSANIALLHYADGEKRYILAPLGLNKGDMVISDASADVRPGNCMQLKNIPLGTLVHNIEMRPNKGGQIVRSAGTAAQVMAKEGNRVQLRLPSGEVRVFLGSCMATIGQVGNLDHENISLGKAGRSRWLGIRPSVRGVAMNPVDHPMGGGEGKSSGGRHPCSPWGWPTKGYKTRKKKPSDVFIIKPRKK, encoded by the coding sequence ATGGCTATCAAAAAGTATAAACCTACATCCTCGGGCAGACGTTTCATGACCGTTTTGAAGGATGAAACCTTGACAGACAAGGCCCCCGAGAGGTGTCTGATCGAGCCGCTGAAGAAGAGCGGGGGTAGGAACAATTACGGCAGGGTTACTGCAAGACATAGAGGCGGCGGCCATAAAAGATACTATAGGATAGTAGATTTTAAGAGGGATAAGATGTCAGTTCCGGCAAGGGTTGCGGCGATCGAATATGATCCCAACAGGTCCGCCAATATTGCATTGTTGCACTATGCCGATGGCGAAAAAAGATATATCTTGGCGCCGCTTGGTCTAAACAAGGGCGATATGGTCATTTCAGATGCGTCGGCCGATGTGAGACCCGGCAATTGTATGCAACTAAAAAATATACCATTGGGTACATTGGTGCATAACATTGAAATGAGGCCCAATAAAGGCGGGCAGATTGTAAGAAGTGCGGGTACGGCTGCGCAGGTGATGGCTAAAGAAGGGAATCGTGTTCAATTGAGACTTCCAAGCGGCGAGGTCAGGGTCTTTTTGGGTTCCTGTATGGCGACGATCGGTCAGGTTGGGAATCTCGACCACGAGAATATTTCTCTTGGCAAGGCCGGTAGGAGCCGTTGGCTTGGAATAAGGCCAAGTGTAAGGGGTGTAGCAATGAACCCTGTGGATCATCCGATGGGCGGCGGTGAAGGCAAGTCATCAGGTGGAAGACATCCTTGCAGTCCATGGGGTTGGCCTACAAAGGGTTATAAAACCAGGAAAAAGAAACCAAGTGATGTATTTATTATAAAACCTAGAAAGAAATAA
- the rpsC gene encoding 30S ribosomal protein S3, with amino-acid sequence MGQKVNPVGLRLKITRTWDSRWYAGKDYPALVIEDQRLRDYIKNRLYHAGISRIEIERAAQRLRLRINCARPGIVIGKKGAEIEMLKKDIEKMISRPVMIDIIEVRRPEIDAQLVAENVAGQLLHRVSFRRAMKKAVNMALKFGAQGIRIACSGRLGGAEMSRREWYLEGRVPLHTLRADIDYGLAEAKTTYGVIGVKVWIFKGEILPEKESQILPIAV; translated from the coding sequence TTGGGGCAAAAAGTTAATCCGGTAGGTCTTAGATTGAAAATAACAAGGACGTGGGATTCTAGGTGGTATGCAGGGAAGGATTATCCGGCGCTTGTTATAGAGGATCAAAGATTAAGAGATTACATAAAAAATAGACTTTATCACGCTGGTATATCAAGAATAGAGATAGAACGTGCAGCGCAGCGATTGAGATTGCGCATAAATTGCGCCAGGCCGGGGATAGTTATAGGTAAAAAGGGCGCAGAGATAGAGATGCTGAAAAAAGATATCGAAAAGATGATTAGCCGGCCTGTTATGATTGATATAATAGAAGTCCGCAGACCAGAAATTGATGCACAACTTGTGGCTGAAAATGTAGCCGGGCAGCTGCTCCATAGGGTTTCGTTCCGCAGGGCAATGAAAAAGGCGGTGAATATGGCCTTGAAGTTCGGCGCCCAGGGGATCAGGATTGCTTGCTCGGGGCGTCTGGGGGGAGCGGAGATGTCAAGGCGTGAGTGGTATCTCGAAGGGCGCGTCCCTTTGCATACATTGAGGGCAGACATTGATTATGGACTTGCCGAGGCAAAGACTACATATGGAGTTATAGGTGTAAAGGTCTGGATCTTTAAAGGTGAGATACTGCCCGAAAAAGAATCCCAGATCCTCCCTATAGCCGTTTAA
- a CDS encoding SDR family NAD(P)-dependent oxidoreductase, which translates to MKLSGKTAIVTGAIKGIGLAIAAGLARMRVQCVVTYYDWLEELPNMHKTLRNAGAEYHAVAVDLTAPGGAEKVIDETMRRFGRLDILINNIERGGWPIVHGEYTKRQWELEFNTTITAKWMLFKQALPLLKKTGNGTVVNISSIAGIIGRCGPAAKVFHDCYSLSNRAIRTLTETWAREAAPEVRVNELMLGFFDTRHGPGTRGWGLLCEDEKKAIIDHTLLKRTGAVHEVAQAVNFLVRDATFMTGAIIRLDGGYILGGEAAGIVPKGIIPPDEPGLGGTAVSIQT; encoded by the coding sequence ATGAAACTCTCTGGGAAAACAGCCATCGTGACCGGCGCCATAAAGGGAATAGGCCTTGCCATAGCGGCAGGCCTTGCAAGGATGAGGGTTCAGTGCGTGGTAACATATTACGACTGGCTAGAAGAACTGCCCAACATGCACAAAACACTAAGGAACGCGGGCGCAGAATACCACGCGGTGGCGGTCGATCTTACGGCACCCGGGGGTGCCGAGAAGGTGATAGACGAGACAATGAGGCGTTTCGGGCGCCTCGACATACTCATAAACAACATAGAGCGCGGAGGTTGGCCGATAGTGCATGGCGAATATACCAAGAGACAGTGGGAGCTTGAATTCAACACGACCATCACCGCAAAGTGGATGCTCTTTAAACAGGCCCTACCTCTTTTAAAAAAAACCGGAAACGGGACCGTGGTAAACATATCGTCCATAGCAGGAATTATAGGCAGGTGCGGTCCAGCGGCAAAGGTGTTTCACGACTGCTATTCCCTGTCAAACAGGGCCATTCGGACGCTTACAGAGACATGGGCAAGGGAGGCGGCACCGGAGGTACGGGTGAATGAACTGATGCTAGGCTTCTTTGATACACGCCACGGCCCAGGGACAAGGGGATGGGGGTTGCTCTGCGAAGATGAAAAGAAGGCCATCATCGATCACACCCTGCTAAAGCGCACGGGTGCAGTCCATGAAGTCGCACAGGCGGTCAATTTTCTCGTCAGGGACGCTACCTTTATGACAGGGGCAATAATCCGACTTGACGGGGGATATATTCTAGGCGGAGAGGCGGCAGGCATCGTCCCTAAAGGGATTATTCCGCCTGATGAGCCGGGTCTGGGGGGAACCGCCGTCTCAATTCAGACATAA
- a CDS encoding 50S ribosomal protein L23 — MRDLYSVIHSPLLTEKATFQKELGNQVVFRVDRCANKIEIKRAVEQLFKVKVQDVQTAVIKGKTKRVGRFHGRRADTKKAVVRLRPGDTIDFFSEV, encoded by the coding sequence ATGAGGGACCTTTATTCGGTGATACATTCACCTCTTTTAACCGAGAAGGCCACGTTCCAGAAAGAACTGGGTAATCAGGTGGTTTTCAGGGTAGATAGGTGTGCCAATAAGATAGAGATAAAAAGGGCCGTAGAGCAGCTTTTCAAGGTAAAGGTTCAAGATGTCCAGACAGCTGTTATAAAAGGCAAGACAAAAAGGGTTGGACGATTTCACGGAAGGCGTGCCGATACCAAAAAGGCTGTAGTAAGACTTAGGCCCGGCGATACTATAGATTTCTTTTCTGAGGTTTAA
- a CDS encoding deoxyguanosinetriphosphate triphosphohydrolase: MYLNNGNELYEGRGGRAFSTVREEIEARERIILCKQACLSSETRGRRVYVAPCPIRTAFQRDRDRIVYSKAFRRLKHKTQVFLSPMGDHYRTRLTHTLEVAEIARTIARALRLNEDLAEAVALAHDLGHTPFGHAGETILNEIVPGGFSHCSQSIRVVDVLENGGMGLNLTYEVRDGILKHSKGFGEIIPKNLDDWAQTVEGRVVRIADVIAYLSHDLDDAIRSSVISESDVPVECQEVLGESHSARISSMIRDVIQNTKVTDDGEMVLGISGHVYDAMLELRAFLYENVYRAPQVHNEFEKARKILFDLYNYFLTHRDRFFKERRRFLEEDVVDTENNVSYERSVCDFIAGMTDRYAQDLFTRIFVPSPYV, translated from the coding sequence ATGTATCTGAACAATGGAAATGAACTTTATGAAGGGAGAGGAGGGCGGGCATTTTCAACCGTCAGGGAAGAGATAGAGGCCAGGGAAAGGATCATTCTTTGCAAACAGGCCTGTCTCAGTTCGGAGACGAGGGGCAGGCGTGTATATGTTGCGCCTTGTCCTATCAGGACGGCGTTTCAGAGGGATAGGGATCGCATCGTTTATTCCAAGGCGTTTAGACGCCTTAAGCACAAGACCCAGGTCTTTCTCTCACCCATGGGAGATCACTATCGGACCCGTCTTACACATACCCTGGAGGTGGCTGAAATCGCCCGCACGATAGCGAGGGCGCTGCGCCTTAATGAAGACCTCGCCGAGGCTGTAGCGCTGGCCCATGATCTGGGCCATACGCCTTTTGGTCATGCCGGTGAGACCATTTTGAATGAGATCGTGCCGGGCGGTTTCTCGCATTGTTCTCAGAGTATCAGGGTGGTTGACGTGCTTGAAAACGGTGGCATGGGTCTGAATCTGACTTATGAAGTAAGGGACGGTATCCTCAAGCACTCCAAGGGGTTCGGTGAGATCATCCCGAAAAACCTGGATGACTGGGCCCAGACCGTTGAGGGTAGGGTGGTCAGGATAGCAGATGTAATAGCATATTTGAGCCATGACCTTGATGACGCTATAAGAAGCAGTGTAATAAGTGAAAGCGATGTCCCTGTTGAGTGCCAGGAGGTCCTTGGAGAGAGTCACAGTGCCAGGATCTCTTCCATGATAAGGGATGTGATTCAGAATACCAAGGTCACCGATGATGGCGAGATGGTTTTGGGTATAAGCGGGCATGTTTATGATGCAATGCTCGAATTGAGGGCATTTTTGTATGAAAACGTTTATCGCGCCCCACAGGTCCATAATGAATTTGAAAAGGCAAGGAAGATACTCTTTGATCTCTATAACTATTTTCTTACCCATAGAGACAGGTTCTTCAAGGAAAGGAGGAGATTCCTCGAGGAGGACGTAGTAGATACTGAAAACAACGTCTCCTATGAGAGGAGTGTCTGCGATTTTATAGCAGGGATGACGGATCGCTACGCCCAGGATCTTTTTACCAGGATATTCGTGCCCTCACCTTATGTCTGA
- the rpsL gene encoding 30S ribosomal protein S12, with protein sequence MPTINQLVRKGREKIKKKTKAPALDACPQRRGVCTRVYTTTPKKPNSALRKVARVRLTNGMEVTSYIPGIGHNLQEHSVVLIRGGRVKDLPGVRYHIIRGTLDALGVQDRRRGRSKYGTKRPK encoded by the coding sequence ATGCCGACAATTAATCAATTGGTCCGCAAGGGCAGGGAAAAGATCAAAAAGAAGACCAAGGCGCCTGCGCTTGATGCATGCCCGCAACGCCGAGGGGTATGTACTAGGGTTTATACCACTACCCCAAAGAAACCTAACTCGGCCCTGCGGAAGGTGGCTCGTGTAAGGCTTACGAATGGTATGGAGGTTACTTCTTATATACCCGGTATCGGCCATAACCTTCAGGAACACTCGGTGGTTCTCATTAGGGGCGGTCGTGTCAAAGATCTCCCCGGCGTCAGATATCACATTATCAGGGGTACACTTGATGCCCTTGGTGTTCAAGATAGGCGCAGAGGGCGTTCAAAATATGGCACCAAGCGTCCAAAATAG
- the rplV gene encoding 50S ribosomal protein L22, with protein MEARAVAKYIRVSPQKARLVADLVRNKKAGEAMQILGVLPQKSARFLKKVLESAIANADQNPNIDVDTLYIKKLLIDNGPQLKRIRPRAQGRAFGILHRLAHITVVLDEA; from the coding sequence ATGGAAGCAAGGGCAGTGGCTAAATATATCAGGGTCTCGCCGCAAAAGGCCAGATTGGTGGCGGATTTGGTGAGGAACAAGAAGGCCGGTGAAGCGATGCAGATTTTGGGTGTATTGCCTCAGAAATCGGCGAGATTTTTAAAAAAGGTGTTGGAATCAGCGATAGCAAATGCGGATCAGAATCCTAATATAGATGTTGATACGCTATATATAAAAAAACTTTTAATCGACAATGGTCCACAGTTAAAAAGGATACGTCCAAGGGCTCAGGGCAGGGCGTTTGGTATATTGCATAGGCTTGCTCATATAACCGTTGTTTTGGATGAGGCTTGA
- the rplC gene encoding 50S ribosomal protein L3 has translation MLGLKGLMGRKIGMTKTFLSTGQSIAVTILEVGPCAVLQKKTRDVDGYDALQIGFRAKPLGRLNMPELGKIKKIGLDHGFYHISECQVDDIDAFELGQILTLKDLDLRQLVDIVGVSKGRGFAGTVKRHGFSRGPMAHGSKHHREMGSVGQSAFPSRVIKGKRMPGRMGGKRVTVKNSMVVDMRPEENLLLVKGSVPGATNQLVYIKCK, from the coding sequence ATGTTAGGATTAAAGGGCCTGATGGGCCGTAAGATTGGAATGACCAAGACCTTTTTGAGCACGGGGCAGTCGATTGCCGTTACGATTTTGGAGGTTGGTCCTTGCGCTGTGCTCCAGAAAAAGACACGGGATGTTGACGGCTATGACGCCCTGCAAATAGGTTTCCGCGCCAAACCTCTAGGAAGACTCAACATGCCTGAACTTGGAAAGATCAAAAAGATTGGGCTTGATCACGGGTTTTATCATATATCCGAATGTCAAGTTGATGATATCGACGCATTCGAGTTGGGCCAGATATTGACCTTAAAAGATCTTGACCTACGCCAATTGGTTGATATCGTCGGGGTCAGCAAGGGCCGTGGATTTGCCGGTACAGTAAAGAGACATGGTTTCAGCAGAGGCCCTATGGCCCATGGATCAAAACACCATCGGGAGATGGGATCGGTGGGGCAGAGTGCATTTCCTTCACGCGTTATTAAAGGCAAGCGTATGCCTGGGCGTATGGGCGGCAAAAGGGTGACTGTAAAAAATTCAATGGTGGTTGATATGCGGCCTGAAGAAAACCTTCTTCTGGTCAAGGGGAGTGTGCCGGGGGCGACAAACCAGCTTGTCTATATAAAATGTAAATAG
- the rpsJ gene encoding 30S ribosomal protein S10: MPTGKIRIRLKAYDHKQLDKSVGEIVDTAKRTGARIAGPIPLPTSIGRYTVLRSPHIDKKSREQFELRTHKRLVDILDPTQQTIDALMQLELSAGVDVEIKL, from the coding sequence ATCCCAACGGGCAAGATAAGAATCCGTCTTAAGGCTTATGATCATAAGCAGCTGGATAAATCGGTAGGAGAGATAGTTGATACCGCAAAAAGGACGGGTGCGCGTATAGCCGGTCCCATACCGCTCCCTACGTCGATAGGACGTTATACCGTTTTGCGTTCGCCCCATATAGATAAAAAGTCCAGAGAGCAGTTTGAATTGAGGACACACAAGAGGCTTGTAGATATCTTGGATCCGACGCAGCAGACGATAGATGCCCTTATGCAGTTGGAGCTTTCAGCCGGCGTCGATGTAGAAATAAAACTTTAA